From Verrucomicrobia bacterium S94, the proteins below share one genomic window:
- a CDS encoding 50S ribosomal protein L9: protein MAVEVLLMDQVEGLGIEGDIVKVADGYARNFLFPRGIASEVTEGKKRQIEKKRLERLALLEKEKAAAEELVKKIEGVECTIAAKVGETGKMFGSVGVPAILEKLAEAGIEIDKSKVALAEPLHELGVFDVAIKLHPEVTATLKVWVVEDK, encoded by the coding sequence ATGGCTGTTGAAGTACTGTTGATGGACCAGGTTGAAGGCCTGGGTATTGAAGGTGATATTGTTAAGGTGGCCGACGGCTATGCCCGCAACTTCCTTTTCCCGCGTGGTATCGCTTCAGAAGTGACGGAAGGCAAAAAGCGCCAGATCGAGAAAAAACGTCTCGAACGTCTGGCCCTGCTTGAAAAAGAAAAAGCCGCTGCTGAAGAGCTCGTCAAGAAAATCGAAGGCGTTGAGTGCACCATTGCGGCAAAAGTCGGCGAAACCGGTAAGATGTTCGGTTCGGTCGGCGTGCCGGCCATTCTGGAAAAACTGGCGGAAGCCGGTATTGAAATCGATAAATCCAAAGTTGCACTCGCGGAACCGCTACATGAACTCGGTGTGTTTGATGTCGCCATCAAACTTCATCCGGAAGTTACCGCAACACTTAAGGTCTGGGTCGTCGAAGATAAATGA
- the dnaB gene encoding replicative DNA helicase, with protein sequence MIPGDPSGLRIPPHSEEAERGVLGSILLDPAGSIDKCLAKRLGPDCFYDRRHQALFEQLQEMSQANVPMDALTIGEWLKKNNVLDKVGGYDYLVQLQDSTLVPAHVEFYCDIVMEKKLYRSLIEKSSEAIDKAYQGEVNASELISAAQEDLFSLSVNGAEKIPDWKESVRGAFEEIENADPNQLVTGVTTGFIGLNERLGGLHKTDMIVLAARPAMGKTSLALNIAENAALGIHGDPVPVAVFSLEMSREQLVKRMLFCNARLPMHRAKGRGLTPDEHAKLTSAVDRLSKAKIYIDDTPGLEAVEMRSRARRMKERYGIGLVVIDYLQLMNFSKFASDGRQRETMAISGAVKAMAKELDVPVIVLSQLSRAAESTGDNIPKLSHLRDSGAIEQDADMVWLLYRPSYYAKGDERNSDNLAILDVAKYRHGATGEVKLSFIREYTRFEDRAEFEDQFDPGEE encoded by the coding sequence ATGATCCCAGGGGATCCATCCGGACTGAGAATCCCCCCGCACAGCGAAGAGGCCGAGCGGGGGGTTTTAGGTTCCATATTGCTCGATCCCGCCGGCTCTATCGATAAATGTCTGGCAAAGCGCCTTGGCCCTGATTGTTTTTATGATCGTCGCCATCAGGCGCTTTTTGAGCAACTGCAGGAAATGAGCCAGGCAAATGTTCCGATGGATGCGCTCACCATTGGTGAATGGCTCAAAAAAAACAATGTCCTCGATAAAGTCGGCGGTTACGATTATCTCGTTCAGCTGCAGGACAGCACGCTCGTTCCGGCTCATGTGGAGTTCTACTGTGACATTGTCATGGAAAAAAAACTCTACCGCAGCCTGATTGAAAAATCATCGGAAGCGATTGATAAAGCTTATCAGGGCGAAGTCAATGCGTCGGAGCTGATCAGTGCTGCGCAGGAGGATTTGTTTTCTCTCTCTGTTAATGGTGCTGAAAAAATTCCTGACTGGAAAGAGTCGGTCCGTGGGGCTTTTGAGGAAATTGAAAATGCGGATCCGAATCAACTGGTCACCGGAGTGACGACCGGATTTATAGGGCTGAATGAGCGGCTCGGCGGTTTACACAAGACCGATATGATTGTACTGGCGGCCCGTCCGGCCATGGGTAAAACCTCGCTGGCGCTGAATATTGCGGAAAATGCGGCGCTCGGCATACATGGCGATCCGGTTCCTGTGGCGGTATTCAGTCTTGAAATGAGCCGAGAGCAGCTGGTTAAACGTATGCTGTTCTGTAATGCGCGGCTTCCGATGCACCGCGCCAAGGGACGTGGCCTTACACCCGATGAACATGCCAAGCTGACCTCGGCTGTTGACCGGCTTTCCAAAGCCAAAATTTATATCGATGACACCCCGGGCCTTGAGGCTGTGGAAATGCGTTCGCGTGCCCGGAGAATGAAGGAGCGTTACGGTATCGGCCTCGTTGTAATTGACTATCTGCAGTTGATGAACTTTTCCAAATTTGCGAGCGACGGTCGGCAGCGCGAAACCATGGCGATTTCCGGTGCTGTGAAGGCGATGGCGAAAGAGCTGGATGTTCCGGTGATTGTGCTTTCCCAGCTCAGCCGTGCCGCCGAGAGTACCGGAGATAATATTCCGAAGCTTTCGCACTTGCGTGATTCCGGAGCGATTGAGCAGGATGCCGATATGGTCTGGCTGCTGTATCGTCCGAGTTATTATGCGAAGGGCGATGAACGCAACTCCGATAATCTTGCGATACTGGATGTGGCTAAATACCGCCACGGTGCTACCGGAGAAGTGAAGTTATCCTTTATCCGGGAGTACACCCGTTTTGAAGACCGTGCCGAGTTTGAAGATCAGTTCGACCCGGGTGAAGAATAG
- the rpsR gene encoding 30S ribosomal protein S18, giving the protein MARRDRDDYKRDPELLRGVTEVDYKDAEFLKKFMTDRGKILPGRITGANAQQQRNIKKAIRRARVMGLVR; this is encoded by the coding sequence ATGGCTCGTAGAGATAGAGATGATTACAAGCGCGATCCGGAGCTCCTGCGTGGAGTTACCGAGGTTGACTATAAAGATGCTGAGTTCCTGAAGAAATTCATGACCGACCGCGGTAAAATTCTGCCGGGACGTATTACCGGTGCGAATGCCCAGCAGCAGCGTAATATTAAGAAAGCAATCCGCCGTGCCCGCGTAATGGGTCTGGTCCGCTAA
- a CDS encoding aminoacyl-tRNA hydrolase, which produces MRLVVGLGNPGKEYERTRHNIGFMVVEELARRQGALLKKKFLFPARVAKCRIGEQEVRLIEPTTFMNHSGKAVWGAMRKWRADPEDTVVVYDDVDVAFGGIRVRAKGSGGSHNGMKSVLEWLQTKGFPRVRVGIGPKPAETDMIKFVLGDFPEQEHLKLEKVVERAADAVESILSVGTERTMNEFNQLQIG; this is translated from the coding sequence TTGAGACTGGTCGTGGGGCTGGGAAATCCCGGAAAAGAGTACGAGCGCACCCGTCACAACATCGGCTTTATGGTTGTGGAGGAACTGGCCCGGCGTCAGGGCGCTCTGCTGAAAAAGAAGTTTTTGTTTCCCGCCCGTGTGGCGAAATGCCGGATCGGGGAGCAGGAAGTGCGGTTAATTGAACCGACTACTTTTATGAACCACAGTGGTAAGGCGGTCTGGGGTGCCATGAGAAAATGGCGCGCTGATCCGGAAGATACAGTGGTGGTTTACGACGATGTCGACGTTGCTTTCGGCGGCATCAGGGTTCGGGCGAAGGGCTCGGGCGGAAGTCATAACGGCATGAAATCGGTGCTGGAGTGGCTTCAAACGAAAGGGTTCCCCCGCGTGCGGGTGGGCATCGGGCCGAAGCCGGCTGAAACGGACATGATCAAGTTCGTTCTGGGCGACTTCCCCGAACAGGAGCATTTGAAGTTGGAAAAGGTTGTCGAACGTGCCGCCGATGCGGTAGAAAGCATCCTTTCCGTTGGAACTGAGCGAACCATGAACGAGTTCAACCAGTTACAGATAGGTTAA
- the argH gene encoding argininosuccinate lyase yields MAKQKTTVGIINHETLAYTAGRDVELDHALITVDCIGTAAHVTMLSKMPVKPKLITGDECMQVIEGLVEIIGLAQQNQFKIELADQDVHLAVERTLTKKLGDLGKKIHTCRSRNDQVAVDLRLYAKEQLLQTLEEAAALAAVLVSFGRKHKDVPMVGRTHMQPGMPSSVGLWATAHAESLLDDCVGLVNAYELNDQCPLGSAASYGVPLPIDRQLTSDLLGFGRPTHNVLYANNGRGKMENLVLSAMSQVMLTLSRLSQDLMIFTMPEFDYFQLPAEFCTGSSIMPQKQNPDVCELMRAKASRVKAAELGVYDLIKGSPSGYNRDLQEAKELFMEGIATTRASLRIMAPMIKSAKVNKQKLIDGFTPDVFATDRALELVGEGMPFRDAYHYIKENLHELENIDPTEAIQLKTHLGAPFGLDWDYFKDRIAAVKETVREERKAFNRAVTRLLGVKYPIQ; encoded by the coding sequence ATGGCAAAACAGAAAACAACCGTTGGAATTATTAATCATGAAACGTTGGCTTATACAGCTGGACGTGATGTGGAGCTGGATCATGCACTGATTACGGTCGACTGTATCGGAACGGCGGCGCATGTGACCATGCTTTCGAAAATGCCGGTAAAGCCGAAGCTGATTACCGGGGATGAATGCATGCAGGTGATCGAAGGTCTGGTGGAAATCATCGGGCTGGCGCAGCAGAATCAATTTAAAATCGAGTTGGCGGATCAGGATGTGCATCTGGCGGTGGAGCGAACACTTACCAAAAAACTGGGTGATCTGGGTAAAAAAATCCATACCTGCCGCAGCCGGAATGACCAGGTGGCGGTGGATCTGCGTCTGTATGCTAAAGAACAGCTGCTTCAGACGCTCGAAGAGGCTGCAGCTCTGGCGGCGGTGTTGGTTTCCTTCGGCCGGAAACACAAGGACGTTCCAATGGTTGGAAGAACGCACATGCAGCCGGGAATGCCGTCGAGCGTCGGCCTCTGGGCGACGGCGCATGCGGAGAGTCTGCTGGATGACTGTGTCGGGCTGGTTAATGCATATGAACTGAACGATCAGTGCCCGCTGGGCTCTGCGGCAAGTTATGGGGTCCCGCTGCCGATTGACCGGCAATTGACGTCCGATCTGCTGGGTTTCGGGCGTCCCACTCATAATGTGCTTTATGCCAATAACGGCCGGGGAAAAATGGAGAATCTGGTTCTGTCGGCCATGAGTCAGGTGATGCTGACGCTGTCGCGTCTTTCGCAGGACCTGATGATTTTCACGATGCCGGAGTTTGATTATTTTCAGTTGCCGGCGGAATTCTGTACGGGGAGTTCGATTATGCCGCAGAAGCAGAATCCGGATGTCTGTGAGCTGATGCGCGCCAAGGCCTCGCGGGTGAAAGCCGCGGAGCTGGGAGTGTATGATCTGATTAAAGGATCGCCGTCCGGGTACAACCGTGATCTGCAGGAGGCTAAGGAGCTTTTCATGGAAGGGATTGCGACCACGCGCGCCAGTTTGCGGATTATGGCTCCGATGATTAAAAGCGCCAAAGTAAATAAACAGAAGCTGATTGATGGTTTTACGCCGGATGTTTTTGCCACAGACCGTGCGCTGGAGCTGGTGGGCGAAGGCATGCCGTTTCGCGATGCATATCATTATATTAAGGAAAATCTCCACGAACTGGAAAATATCGATCCGACAGAGGCGATTCAGCTGAAAACGCATCTGGGTGCACCGTTCGGGCTGGACTGGGATTATTTCAAGGACCGAATCGCGGCCGTGAAAGAAACGGTGCGCGAGGAGCGCAAGGCGTTTAATCGTGCTGTAACCCGTTTGCTGGGTGTTAAATATCCGATTCAGTAA
- a CDS encoding ribose-phosphate pyrophosphokinase, producing MKIISGTGHRELAEQIAAAAGADLCDVDITRFPDGEVFVKIVENVRGDDLFIVQSVSVKPNEYLMELLIMIDAAKRASADRITAVLPFYGYARQDRKDQPRVPITAKLVANLLVAAGADRILCVDLHAQQIQGFFDIPVDHLYASPVIVKYLRSLDLDDLVVVSPDAGGLKMADAYSKLLDAGIALVGKQRKSATDVEANHLVGDVEGRNTLLVDDMTSTAGTLTAAAKLLEKAGAKSIRAAVSHSLLTEQGIDRLKGSPICELVTTDTVPQREWTSFNVTVLSVADTLAEAICRIHNDQSVSSLFRV from the coding sequence ATGAAAATTATTTCAGGGACAGGACATCGGGAATTGGCCGAGCAGATTGCTGCTGCGGCAGGCGCGGATTTGTGTGATGTAGACATCACGCGGTTCCCTGATGGCGAGGTATTTGTTAAAATTGTCGAGAATGTTCGCGGGGATGACCTCTTTATTGTTCAGTCCGTTTCGGTGAAGCCGAATGAATACCTGATGGAGCTCCTGATTATGATTGATGCGGCCAAACGGGCTTCGGCCGATCGCATCACGGCCGTGCTCCCATTCTACGGCTATGCCCGGCAGGACCGAAAAGATCAGCCGCGCGTTCCGATTACTGCAAAACTGGTGGCCAATCTGCTGGTTGCGGCGGGCGCGGACCGTATTCTCTGTGTGGATCTGCATGCGCAGCAGATTCAGGGTTTTTTTGATATTCCGGTGGATCACCTCTATGCTTCGCCCGTGATTGTTAAATACCTGCGTTCGTTGGACCTTGATGATCTGGTGGTGGTTTCGCCGGATGCCGGCGGCCTGAAAATGGCGGATGCGTATTCGAAGCTGCTTGATGCCGGTATTGCTCTGGTGGGCAAGCAGCGTAAGAGTGCAACCGATGTGGAGGCCAATCATCTGGTGGGTGATGTCGAGGGGCGGAATACCCTGCTGGTAGATGACATGACTTCAACGGCCGGTACGCTGACCGCGGCGGCCAAACTGCTGGAAAAAGCGGGTGCAAAATCAATTCGTGCGGCGGTTAGCCATTCCCTGCTGACTGAACAGGGGATAGACCGTCTTAAAGGTTCGCCCATTTGCGAGCTGGTGACCACCGATACGGTGCCGCAGCGCGAATGGACTTCATTTAATGTAACTGTATTATCTGTGGCCGACACGCTGGCGGAAGCCATCTGCCGGATTCACAACGACCAATCCGTCAGCTCGCTGTTCCGGGTTTGA
- a CDS encoding 50S ribosomal protein L25 codes for MEDIKLIAKKRELGGSSNARRLRSEGRLPGVVYGGDKEPVSVVVDAHDLEQILHHHSSESVMIEIDLEGEGDTRVLVKEVQHHPVTSDLVHVDMQRVVAGQTMHVDIQIELIGEAAGVKAGGTLDHVMHSIAVECLPKDIVEAIEVDVSDLEIGQNLHVSDLGIDDTFKVLVDDDAIVCGVSGPMAEVDEDEEAEAGEPEVLTEKNAE; via the coding sequence ATGGAAGATATTAAACTGATTGCTAAAAAAAGAGAACTCGGCGGTTCTTCAAATGCGCGCCGCCTGCGTAGTGAAGGCCGTCTGCCGGGTGTCGTATACGGCGGGGATAAAGAGCCGGTATCCGTTGTGGTTGATGCGCATGATCTGGAACAGATCCTGCATCATCATTCCAGTGAAAGTGTGATGATTGAAATCGACCTCGAGGGCGAAGGAGATACTCGCGTTCTGGTGAAAGAGGTTCAGCATCATCCGGTGACCAGCGATCTGGTTCATGTGGATATGCAGCGTGTTGTTGCCGGGCAGACCATGCATGTGGACATACAGATTGAACTCATCGGAGAAGCTGCCGGGGTTAAAGCCGGCGGTACGCTGGATCATGTAATGCACAGCATCGCTGTAGAGTGTCTGCCGAAGGACATCGTTGAAGCGATTGAGGTTGATGTTTCCGATCTGGAAATCGGTCAGAATCTGCACGTTTCCGACCTCGGTATTGATGACACTTTCAAAGTACTGGTTGATGATGATGCGATTGTCTGCGGGGTTTCCGGTCCGATGGCGGAGGTTGACGAAGACGAAGAAGCTGAGGCCGGCGAGCCGGAAGTGCTTACCGAAAAGAATGCTGAGTAA
- a CDS encoding single-stranded DNA-binding protein, giving the protein MASFNKVLLMGNLTRNPEIRYTPSGTAVADLGLAVNENFKNKAGETVEQTCFVDVVVWGRQAETSAEYLQKGSPVFVEGKLQLDQWENQQGEKRSKLRVRADRIQFLGSPGKSTEFSAAPSSAPQDNVPQPPPVADDEDDVPF; this is encoded by the coding sequence ATGGCCAGTTTTAATAAGGTCCTGCTGATGGGAAATCTGACGCGCAATCCGGAAATCCGGTATACGCCGTCCGGTACCGCTGTGGCAGACCTGGGGCTGGCTGTTAATGAGAACTTCAAAAACAAAGCGGGGGAAACGGTTGAACAGACCTGCTTTGTTGATGTCGTTGTTTGGGGACGCCAGGCCGAAACCTCGGCTGAGTATCTCCAGAAGGGCTCTCCCGTTTTTGTTGAGGGAAAGCTTCAGCTGGACCAGTGGGAAAACCAGCAGGGTGAAAAACGGAGTAAGCTGCGTGTACGTGCAGACCGTATTCAGTTTCTGGGCTCTCCCGGAAAGAGTACGGAGTTTTCTGCGGCACCTTCATCAGCTCCGCAGGATAACGTTCCGCAGCCACCCCCGGTTGCGGATGATGAAGATGATGTGCCGTTTTAG
- a CDS encoding YjbQ family protein codes for MVYRETIQIETSGHRDMHEMTNRVQAIVDRSCISEGTAHVFNVGSTGIIGTIEYEPGLEKDLPDMLDRLIPPSLDYGHERQWHDGNGHSHLQATLMGPEITVPVGGGRLLLGTWQQIFHLEADIKPRSRKVVVTVVGE; via the coding sequence ATGGTTTATCGTGAGACAATTCAGATTGAAACGTCCGGGCATCGTGATATGCACGAGATGACCAACCGGGTGCAGGCGATTGTGGACCGGTCCTGCATTTCGGAGGGTACGGCGCATGTATTTAATGTCGGCAGTACCGGTATTATCGGAACGATTGAGTATGAGCCGGGGCTGGAAAAAGATCTGCCCGATATGCTCGATCGGCTGATTCCTCCGAGTCTGGATTATGGTCATGAGCGCCAGTGGCACGACGGGAATGGCCACTCGCATCTGCAGGCGACACTGATGGGGCCCGAAATAACGGTGCCGGTTGGTGGCGGGCGCCTGTTGTTGGGTACGTGGCAGCAGATCTTCCATCTTGAGGCGGATATCAAACCGCGCAGCCGCAAGGTTGTTGTTACTGTGGTCGGGGAATAA
- the rpsF gene encoding 30S ribosomal protein S6, with amino-acid sequence MNTYEGLFIFPEALDEEGLDQAIGRVKEELEKLGGSIESAARMGKKTFARALKKQKAGLYVNIMFKLDGAQVDAFKTRLKLSTNVFRHQFVVAKGAEVAQEA; translated from the coding sequence TTGAATACGTATGAAGGACTGTTCATCTTTCCGGAGGCACTGGACGAAGAAGGACTCGACCAGGCAATCGGCCGTGTGAAAGAAGAACTCGAAAAGCTGGGCGGCTCGATTGAAAGTGCTGCCCGCATGGGAAAGAAGACATTCGCCCGCGCACTGAAAAAGCAGAAGGCCGGTCTTTATGTGAACATTATGTTCAAGCTCGACGGTGCACAGGTTGATGCATTCAAAACCCGTCTGAAGCTGAGCACGAATGTGTTCCGTCACCAGTTTGTTGTTGCCAAAGGAGCAGAAGTCGCTCAGGAGGCGTAA
- a CDS encoding D-tyrosyl-tRNA(Tyr) deacylase produces the protein MKLVVQRVKRASVTVEGGKISEIGRGLLVFCGVGHDDTEHDARFLARKTAHLRIFEDDAGKMNRSVMDVGGEILSVSQFTLYGDCTRGNRPSFIEAARPESGEALFNAYVQALEKIGFVPKTGRFGADMSVDLLNDGPVTLIMESSGRTRD, from the coding sequence ATGAAACTTGTTGTTCAGCGGGTAAAGCGGGCCTCCGTTACGGTTGAAGGAGGGAAAATATCCGAAATCGGCCGGGGGCTGCTTGTGTTTTGCGGAGTCGGGCACGATGATACGGAGCACGATGCCCGTTTTCTGGCAAGGAAAACTGCCCATTTGCGCATTTTTGAAGATGATGCCGGGAAGATGAACCGGTCCGTGATGGATGTCGGCGGTGAAATTCTTTCAGTCAGTCAGTTTACGCTCTATGGCGACTGCACCAGAGGGAACCGTCCGAGTTTCATCGAAGCGGCCCGTCCGGAGTCAGGCGAGGCACTGTTTAATGCATATGTTCAGGCTTTGGAGAAAATCGGGTTTGTTCCGAAAACGGGCAGGTTCGGTGCGGATATGAGCGTGGATCTGCTGAACGACGGGCCGGTGACACTGATTATGGAATCTTCCGGGCGTACCCGGGATTAA